From one Suicoccus acidiformans genomic stretch:
- a CDS encoding FtsX-like permease family protein encodes MNATVWKDNLRAIRKSLPRFMSILVIILLGVAFFIGIRMSGPSMLETAATYFDKYNMPDGVVRSTYGLDGEDTEALAKVSGMTWKPMQTVQTSIMPGSETAKLFAYDGDLQTAFYRVVDGRLPEGSGEIALDSKYLDMLNPDSASPIYIGSIVEVSEEDVAKADEEPSVPKLTRGKYRVVGFVESPLYYERTSRGTDEVTVFGVVSADDMLGELYTEAYYWADATGGLQAFSETYEKRMAEVGGQIEEAIKGRPALRLASLRADLDERIATATSEISSAYLELDDGQETLDETQAELEEAEASYEEGLRDLERGREELASAQEAYESGLTEFESGQEALQAGEAELAKAEADYQAGLESYEAGQANYQAEMQQAEADYQAGLAALEAGKQELATSRQQLEASEAAYQAALSQLPDGTTLDSLKALAADLSRQKETLTKQKDALLAQLNPEANQGEGTNEALAEQIAALVAEQNSLEVRLTDINQQLAEVTDAIATRDTLLAEHSALVANYSQYEAQMADLLSQQSQATETNLQVELAERIRQLEGQMGEVSQALASVNGQLANYETIDSTYDALVAEQATIETDLASNQEQQAALTNNTTSAGEVGAEVPIQAQLEALEEGLATIEAQLAPIQELLTGQEELAAGWAAYEAGLAQSQQAEQELKAGRQALESGRLEGQAALDQAYAELEAGRVQLADGRQEVQANRARLQEAQAELASAQSELASGQRELADAEQELEDGRLELDDGWAEWRDGQETYRSEREEALADLQEAEDALEGARKQRADLVEPTYIVNQRSDLSTYSGIRDNSQQLDAISNVFPVIFFAIAILVTFTTVQRMVNEERNYMGTMEQLGYDNHVIISKFVTYAGLAAVIGTILGLIAGHLVFPPVILGAYNSLYYFGEMAIASSPMWNGIVALIALATAFVPAIMTPLNKLQTAPANLLRPEPPRSGKKIFLERFPAIWNRLSFDRKMTFRNLLRYKGRNSMTLLGVLGCSMLIVTGFGISDTIAGIVDTQFNDLQSFESMVLVNSHQAEALEDLLADLDDAPEVAHYTAMALMPFDTDGSGGNQAVSVLVPLSDASSFQKNVRIRERSQPNQLLDLKQTGPVMTERLAEHYGLSGEGPAKVTLTDDDYRSYSFETSTVVENYINHYIYMTAEDYMNIFGEEPEMNMLYINYTDEDSRKALEDGLLHDSDAVLSVVGQEVIAQTVDSAMRSLELITVVLIVSAAGLAFVVLYNLTNINISERLRELSTIKVLGFYDREVTMYIFAEILILTLLGGLGGLLAGNFLTKFLMKTMQTPDMLFYPQVDASSYIISLALTFVFSAIVMLVMHFKLKHIDMVEALKAVE; translated from the coding sequence ATGAATGCTACGGTATGGAAGGATAATTTAAGAGCCATCCGCAAGTCATTGCCTCGCTTCATGTCGATCTTGGTTATTATTCTACTCGGGGTTGCCTTCTTCATAGGGATTCGCATGTCTGGACCGTCAATGTTGGAGACAGCGGCGACTTATTTTGACAAATATAATATGCCTGATGGGGTGGTCCGCAGTACCTATGGGCTAGACGGTGAGGATACGGAGGCTTTGGCGAAGGTGTCAGGTATGACTTGGAAGCCGATGCAGACGGTTCAAACGTCGATTATGCCTGGGAGTGAAACGGCCAAATTATTTGCCTATGATGGCGATCTACAGACGGCTTTCTATCGCGTTGTCGATGGCCGACTTCCTGAGGGTAGCGGTGAAATCGCTCTGGACAGTAAGTATTTAGATATGCTCAATCCGGATTCAGCTTCCCCGATTTATATTGGTTCAATCGTTGAGGTGAGCGAGGAAGATGTGGCGAAGGCTGATGAGGAGCCGAGCGTGCCCAAGTTGACACGCGGGAAATACCGGGTGGTTGGCTTCGTCGAGAGTCCTTTGTATTATGAGCGTACAAGCCGTGGAACGGATGAAGTGACGGTTTTCGGGGTCGTATCTGCCGATGATATGCTGGGTGAATTATACACGGAAGCTTATTACTGGGCAGATGCAACTGGGGGTTTACAAGCTTTTAGTGAGACCTACGAGAAGCGCATGGCCGAAGTAGGCGGTCAGATAGAAGAGGCGATTAAAGGTCGTCCTGCCTTGCGCCTGGCAAGTCTGAGAGCCGATTTGGATGAGAGGATTGCAACAGCTACCTCGGAAATTTCTTCGGCCTACCTTGAACTAGATGATGGTCAAGAGACTCTCGATGAGACTCAAGCTGAACTTGAAGAGGCGGAAGCTTCCTATGAGGAAGGTTTGCGGGACTTGGAGCGCGGCCGAGAGGAGCTAGCATCCGCCCAGGAAGCATATGAGTCGGGGCTGACTGAATTTGAATCTGGCCAAGAAGCCTTGCAGGCTGGGGAAGCAGAACTGGCTAAAGCAGAAGCGGACTATCAAGCTGGACTGGAAAGTTATGAAGCAGGCCAGGCGAATTACCAAGCAGAAATGCAACAAGCTGAAGCAGATTATCAGGCAGGCCTAGCCGCCTTGGAAGCTGGCAAGCAAGAGTTAGCCACAAGTCGTCAACAATTAGAGGCGAGTGAGGCGGCCTATCAAGCAGCGCTCAGCCAGTTGCCTGATGGAACAACTTTGGATAGTCTAAAAGCATTGGCCGCCGATTTAAGCCGACAAAAAGAGACATTAACCAAGCAAAAGGATGCCTTATTAGCCCAGCTAAATCCTGAGGCGAATCAAGGTGAAGGTACGAACGAGGCCTTAGCCGAGCAAATTGCCGCTTTGGTCGCCGAGCAAAATTCTTTAGAAGTAAGGCTTACTGACATCAATCAACAATTAGCAGAAGTGACAGACGCCATAGCTACCCGTGACACTTTATTAGCTGAACACTCAGCTTTAGTTGCTAATTACAGTCAATACGAAGCCCAGATGGCTGATTTATTAAGTCAACAAAGCCAAGCAACGGAGACAAACTTGCAAGTAGAATTGGCTGAGCGTATTCGTCAGTTGGAAGGGCAGATGGGCGAAGTGAGCCAAGCTTTGGCCTCAGTCAATGGCCAGTTAGCCAACTACGAAACGATTGATTCGACTTATGACGCCTTGGTAGCTGAGCAAGCGACTATTGAAACTGACTTAGCCAGCAATCAAGAACAACAAGCGGCTTTGACAAATAACACCACTTCAGCAGGCGAGGTTGGGGCCGAGGTCCCAATTCAAGCACAGTTAGAGGCCTTAGAAGAAGGGCTGGCAACCATTGAAGCGCAATTGGCACCTATTCAGGAATTGTTGACCGGCCAAGAAGAGTTAGCAGCAGGTTGGGCAGCTTATGAAGCTGGACTCGCTCAAAGCCAACAAGCTGAACAGGAACTTAAGGCTGGTCGCCAAGCCCTTGAAAGTGGTCGTCTGGAAGGGCAGGCTGCCCTCGATCAAGCCTATGCCGAATTAGAAGCCGGTCGGGTGCAATTAGCCGATGGTCGCCAAGAAGTTCAAGCGAATCGAGCGCGGCTTCAAGAAGCCCAAGCTGAACTTGCATCAGCTCAAAGTGAACTAGCGTCGGGTCAACGAGAGTTAGCGGACGCTGAGCAGGAACTTGAGGATGGGCGGCTTGAGTTGGATGATGGCTGGGCCGAGTGGCGGGACGGGCAGGAAACTTACCGCAGTGAGCGCGAGGAGGCTTTAGCCGATTTACAAGAAGCCGAAGATGCGTTGGAAGGAGCCAGAAAGCAGCGCGCTGATTTAGTGGAGCCAACTTATATTGTGAATCAGCGATCGGATTTGAGTACATATTCGGGAATTCGTGATAATAGTCAGCAGTTAGATGCCATCAGCAATGTCTTCCCGGTCATTTTCTTTGCAATTGCGATTCTAGTGACCTTTACTACCGTTCAACGTATGGTCAATGAAGAGCGTAATTACATGGGGACGATGGAACAATTAGGTTATGACAACCATGTGATTATCTCCAAGTTTGTCACTTATGCTGGACTTGCAGCGGTAATTGGAACGATTCTGGGTCTCATTGCAGGGCATCTTGTGTTCCCACCAGTTATTCTAGGTGCGTATAATTCCTTATATTATTTCGGCGAGATGGCAATAGCAAGTTCGCCGATGTGGAACGGAATAGTTGCGCTAATTGCCTTGGCAACAGCATTTGTGCCGGCTATTATGACGCCTTTAAATAAGCTGCAAACGGCACCCGCCAATTTACTCCGCCCTGAACCGCCACGCTCGGGTAAGAAGATATTTCTTGAGCGTTTCCCAGCAATTTGGAACCGGCTGAGTTTCGACCGGAAGATGACCTTCCGCAATTTACTGCGCTATAAGGGCCGGAACAGTATGACCCTGTTAGGCGTGTTAGGTTGTAGTATGTTGATTGTAACTGGTTTTGGTATTAGTGATACAATCGCCGGTATTGTGGATACGCAGTTCAATGATTTGCAGTCTTTTGAAAGTATGGTGCTCGTGAATAGTCATCAAGCAGAAGCTCTTGAGGATTTACTGGCTGACTTGGATGATGCGCCTGAAGTGGCTCATTATACAGCGATGGCACTCATGCCTTTTGACACAGATGGCAGCGGTGGTAATCAAGCGGTCAGTGTGCTAGTGCCCTTGTCTGATGCAAGCTCTTTCCAAAAAAATGTCAGAATACGAGAACGCAGTCAGCCGAATCAGTTGTTGGATTTGAAGCAGACGGGGCCGGTGATGACGGAACGTTTGGCTGAACATTATGGCTTATCCGGCGAAGGTCCGGCCAAGGTTACTTTAACGGATGATGATTATCGCAGTTACTCCTTCGAGACGTCAACCGTTGTGGAAAACTATATTAATCATTACATCTACATGACAGCTGAGGATTACATGAATATTTTCGGCGAGGAGCCGGAAATGAACATGCTGTATATAAATTATACCGATGAAGACAGCCGTAAAGCGCTGGAAGATGGCTTGTTACACGATTCAGATGCAGTCTTATCTGTTGTCGGCCAAGAGGTCATTGCTCAAACCGTCGATTCAGCCATGAGAAGTTTAGAGTTAATTACGGTGGTCCTCATCGTTTCAGCCGCTGGCTTAGCTTTTGTAGTCTTGTACAATTTGACGAATATCAATATTTCTGAGCGATTGCGAGAGCTTTCAACTATTAAAGTTTTAGGTTTTTATGATCGTGAAGTGACGATGTATATCTTCGCTGAAATTTTAATTTTAACCTTATTGGGTGGCCTAGGTGGCTTATTAGCTGGTAATTTCCTAACGAAGTTCCTCATGAAGACTATGCAGACGCCTGATATGCTGTTCTATCCGCAAGTTGATGCTTCTAGTTACATAATCTCCCTTGCGCTAACCTTTGTCTTCTCAGCTATCGTCATGTTGGTAATGCATTTCAAGCTGAAGCATATTGACATGGTTGAAGCATTGAAAGCGGTGGAATAA
- a CDS encoding transposase, with protein MTKRRKTPEEKLAIVEAYLQTDLTYQEVADKYDVTYANVYAWVKKYQQQGRDGFIKPSNLQEAETESDLAETQRLKEYKKTLLLEKKFLEVQRIALMRKGVVRQRVGRLDDELICFMTIYELAEEGYNLSLLTRVLEVSSLRYYIWLLGQN; from the coding sequence TTGACAAAGCGGCGAAAGACCCCGGAAGAAAAGCTGGCAATTGTTGAGGCATATTTACAGACAGATTTGACATATCAAGAGGTGGCTGATAAGTATGACGTTACTTATGCTAATGTATATGCCTGGGTGAAGAAATATCAACAGCAGGGGCGAGATGGCTTTATTAAACCAAGTAACTTGCAGGAAGCAGAAACTGAGTCTGATTTAGCCGAGACTCAGCGACTGAAAGAGTACAAAAAGACTTTATTGTTGGAGAAAAAATTCCTTGAGGTTCAAAGAATAGCGCTCATGAGGAAAGGTGTTGTTCGCCAACGGGTGGGGAGACTTGATGACGAACTCATATGTTTTATGACGATTTATGAGCTGGCAGAGGAGGGCTACAATCTCTCTTTGTTGACGCGGGTTTTAGAAGTGAGTAGCTTGCGATATTATATTTGGCTTCTCGGGCAGAATTAA
- a CDS encoding phospholipase D-like domain-containing protein → MSAILWKIIKSLILLYLIYVLVSGLLIFYVTSPKAAKPQAAEFQETSESIALIDDVEEAWQARVDLISQAKETLDISYYALHGGETVDEFLGLIIDAANRGVKVRFMLDSIAHGLWLKPSLYKAIAQHPNIDFAYYEPLNLLIPISWHHRLHDKIILVDNEIAMMGGRNIGDKYFTHQTKSTSIDRDVILFPGADGKHVLIQQISDYFNQLWTSPHNFVQGPEYTDSTLAQTSQFQLELAQEAKQSNPGDPSLKVWRERAVPIHRGYLISNPLKRGFNEPTVWSNMLYLMQQAEDNILVQSPYVIPSSQMRADLKFNHQEFADVDINLLSNSLASSNNILANSGYQNNRQAILEQGIHLYEFQPREAQLHTKAIVIDERISAVGTFNIDSRSTYLNTESMLVIDSPEFTAKLLDDLRTRYDDQIEAISPAGEDPSAPPFFKKFLVTILRPLATLFTPLL, encoded by the coding sequence ATGTCAGCAATTCTTTGGAAAATTATCAAAAGCCTTATATTACTTTACCTCATTTATGTTCTAGTGAGCGGCTTACTTATCTTTTATGTAACCTCACCTAAAGCTGCCAAACCTCAAGCGGCCGAATTTCAAGAAACAAGCGAAAGCATTGCCCTCATTGACGATGTTGAAGAGGCCTGGCAAGCACGTGTCGATTTAATTTCTCAAGCGAAAGAAACCTTGGATATCTCTTACTATGCCCTTCATGGGGGCGAAACGGTAGACGAATTTCTAGGCCTCATTATCGATGCCGCTAATCGCGGGGTAAAAGTCCGCTTCATGCTTGATAGTATCGCCCACGGTCTATGGCTTAAGCCAAGTCTGTACAAAGCTATTGCCCAGCATCCAAACATTGATTTTGCTTACTATGAGCCCTTAAATTTGCTCATTCCAATATCTTGGCATCACCGTCTCCATGACAAAATCATACTTGTCGATAACGAGATAGCCATGATGGGTGGACGCAACATCGGTGATAAATACTTCACCCATCAAACTAAATCCACCTCCATCGACCGGGATGTCATTCTCTTTCCTGGCGCTGACGGAAAGCACGTCTTAATTCAGCAAATTAGCGACTACTTCAACCAACTTTGGACCTCGCCACATAACTTTGTCCAAGGGCCTGAGTATACGGACTCGACTCTAGCGCAAACGTCCCAATTCCAACTGGAATTAGCGCAAGAAGCCAAGCAAAGCAACCCGGGTGATCCAAGCTTAAAAGTCTGGCGTGAGCGGGCGGTACCTATCCACCGCGGATACCTTATCTCCAATCCGCTCAAACGTGGCTTCAACGAGCCAACTGTTTGGAGCAATATGCTCTATCTCATGCAACAAGCAGAAGACAATATTTTGGTCCAAAGTCCTTATGTTATCCCGTCCTCACAAATGCGCGCGGATCTCAAATTTAACCACCAGGAATTTGCGGATGTAGACATCAACCTCTTAAGCAATAGCCTGGCTTCCAGCAATAACATTCTAGCCAACAGTGGCTATCAGAATAATCGCCAAGCAATCTTAGAACAAGGCATCCACTTATATGAGTTTCAACCTAGAGAAGCCCAACTTCACACCAAAGCTATCGTCATCGATGAACGTATTAGTGCGGTGGGGACCTTCAATATCGACAGTCGCAGCACTTACTTGAACACCGAATCCATGCTAGTGATTGATAGTCCCGAATTCACTGCCAAACTATTGGACGACTTGCGAACCCGCTATGACGATCAAATCGAGGCCATCAGCCCAGCCGGCGAAGACCCGTCCGCTCCCCCTTTCTTCAAGAAATTCCTCGTAACCATCCTACGCCCTCTGGCTACCCTATTCACCCCTTTATTGTAA
- a CDS encoding glycoside hydrolase family 73 protein, with protein MARKKTKKRKTTPALVKRWRKFKPILLQRIGCLSLFVVALLVLLGLVAFRFIQISQENYHIQQEEAALYAQREAFVTSLVPEAQRLQRQYGVLASVSIGQAALESNYGQSGLAQDYHNLYGVKTEATDPAGVDLATMEYVDGEWIEIVDRFKVYDNNEASMRAHAELLYYGTSWDADYYASVIAGDDYQSQAQALQEAGYATDPTYADKVIEVIEAWELMQYDQPVE; from the coding sequence ATGGCCCGAAAGAAAACGAAAAAGAGAAAAACAACGCCTGCTTTGGTCAAACGCTGGCGCAAATTTAAGCCAATCTTATTGCAACGGATTGGCTGCTTGAGTTTATTTGTCGTAGCTTTATTGGTGCTCTTAGGTCTGGTAGCTTTCCGCTTTATTCAAATAAGCCAGGAGAATTACCACATTCAACAAGAAGAAGCTGCCCTTTATGCCCAGCGGGAAGCATTTGTGACCAGTCTGGTTCCAGAAGCCCAACGCCTTCAGCGCCAGTACGGTGTTCTGGCGAGTGTATCCATTGGCCAGGCGGCCTTAGAATCGAATTACGGGCAAAGTGGCTTAGCGCAAGATTACCACAATCTTTACGGGGTCAAAACAGAAGCCACCGATCCAGCTGGGGTAGATTTGGCGACGATGGAGTATGTTGACGGTGAGTGGATTGAGATCGTCGACCGTTTTAAAGTCTACGATAACAATGAAGCCTCTATGCGAGCCCATGCTGAGTTATTGTATTACGGAACTAGCTGGGATGCGGATTATTATGCTAGCGTCATTGCTGGAGATGATTATCAAAGTCAGGCGCAAGCCCTGCAGGAAGCGGGCTATGCCACAGACCCTACTTATGCTGATAAGGTTATAGAAGTAATTGAGGCTTGGGAATTAATGCAATATGATCAGCCAGTAGAGTGA
- a CDS encoding ATP-grasp domain-containing protein produces MSKRHFPGETIGIIGSSITSALLAQTAGALGYRVASLVTAEENPVRQFASWQTLTESYNLQALTFFAERVDLVATEVGILTNADLQLLASLTDLTLSDNLMAMTTDRLIEKSYLDSRRCLVPPFSLVTTLPDVTEAVESIGFPAVLKSSQRHVEGADDHVMLYSEEDYPAAEEKLNQGACILEAWIPAETTASLTILRNERGEILIYPAFEVVDLASGRQRYQYPIEVEDAVTAEMNRLAQLVAESLDLRGSLTLSFLVTSANVVYITSLSIGLGEEAMFTLGSMSLSQFEGASRAMMGLPLPELELTYPAAIAYPIEDLNQEAVLTQYMLRTDWAFALFNPIGNPTEQLTGFVTVTGKSIDDCLLQVDVTDITK; encoded by the coding sequence ATGTCGAAGCGGCATTTTCCTGGAGAGACCATTGGTATTATCGGCTCATCAATTACATCAGCTTTGCTGGCACAAACGGCAGGCGCTTTGGGCTACCGTGTGGCTAGTTTAGTTACGGCAGAAGAAAATCCAGTGCGTCAATTTGCTAGCTGGCAGACCTTGACGGAATCGTATAATCTGCAAGCGTTGACTTTCTTTGCTGAGCGAGTTGATTTAGTAGCGACGGAAGTAGGTATATTGACAAATGCGGATTTGCAGTTATTGGCATCTTTAACCGATTTGACCTTGTCGGATAATTTGATGGCGATGACGACGGATCGACTCATTGAAAAGTCTTACCTCGATTCCAGACGATGCTTGGTGCCACCTTTCTCCTTGGTGACGACTTTACCAGATGTAACTGAAGCGGTTGAATCCATTGGCTTTCCAGCCGTACTGAAAAGTAGTCAGCGTCATGTGGAAGGAGCAGATGACCACGTTATGCTCTATAGTGAGGAAGATTACCCAGCAGCAGAGGAGAAATTAAATCAAGGTGCCTGTATCTTAGAAGCCTGGATTCCGGCAGAGACGACGGCTTCCTTGACGATTTTGAGGAATGAGCGGGGTGAAATCCTCATTTACCCAGCTTTTGAAGTGGTAGATTTAGCGAGTGGACGTCAGCGCTATCAGTATCCAATCGAGGTCGAGGACGCAGTAACAGCAGAGATGAACCGCTTAGCTCAATTAGTTGCCGAAAGTCTAGACTTACGGGGAAGCTTAACTTTATCTTTCTTGGTTACTTCCGCTAACGTGGTGTATATTACGAGTCTTTCCATTGGCTTAGGTGAAGAAGCCATGTTCACCTTAGGTTCGATGTCGCTGTCTCAATTCGAAGGAGCTTCTCGGGCGATGATGGGCTTGCCTTTGCCGGAGTTGGAATTGACTTATCCGGCAGCGATTGCTTATCCGATTGAGGATTTGAACCAGGAAGCGGTCCTAACCCAGTATATGCTGCGGACTGATTGGGCTTTTGCCTTATTTAATCCCATCGGGAATCCAACCGAGCAATTAACTGGCTTCGTGACCGTAACTGGCAAGAGTATCGATGACTGTTTATTGCAAGTGGATGTTACTGATATAACGAAATAA
- a CDS encoding serine hydrolase, which produces MQCPNCGRNVRSTTQCAHCGYKFGQSDLKEAKQAAPASAPVHKKRRGGGFWNVLWGILKLVVLVVLIFLLFLYGPQLISKVTDFFGSSDTQLSQNAPEEPQGESPVVVEEESSTQEISQEASVLELSDASTSDAESDMSASDGSADDSASNAEDEGRLTLADVQANLDEYPRITVRMTFNEDLADVDRETFDFALTTDGETTPIEDEYSLVKDGKELIISYSDPTVGVLQAEESKQTLAIEAPDLHVSETVEYTLPLLSVDQAQFNQLNDLINENLAQNATVTAVISSSEDDVPFTYDNHSVDAGNAISWFVLARTYEQLEAGNLELEQGIEIQDGLKVANEETPTSMTEAGESMTVDSLIAAVIQNQDVSAMNHLIQGVGGPNEFNLWLNESGYFATRLTQMLDVSQASLIEGAVTSAQDIARLLSQLSQDQLISPEMDAAFKEALLDSPMTEKYPSSGIDVVNRRYEITSSDSNATQQYYTAILEGESQDYVVVLLVSDFSEPETVISQINALLNDSVIYLETGSLPEEMEEEPESEEPTSESEVAPEDTEPAPEVPTQNQPQGQEGGFSMQRVENTGEDVMLPNRYRYNEQTGQQELVKWFYDHEAQTYKYYP; this is translated from the coding sequence ATGCAATGTCCAAATTGTGGAAGAAATGTTAGAAGTACCACGCAATGTGCCCATTGTGGTTACAAGTTTGGCCAATCAGATTTAAAAGAAGCAAAGCAAGCAGCGCCCGCATCTGCTCCAGTACATAAGAAACGTCGAGGTGGAGGTTTCTGGAATGTTCTGTGGGGGATTTTGAAATTAGTCGTGCTTGTCGTATTGATTTTCTTGCTGTTTCTTTATGGACCGCAATTAATCAGCAAAGTGACCGATTTCTTCGGCTCGAGCGATACCCAGCTGTCTCAGAATGCACCGGAAGAGCCTCAAGGTGAGAGTCCGGTAGTAGTTGAGGAAGAGTCATCAACGCAAGAGATTAGCCAAGAAGCATCGGTATTGGAATTATCAGACGCATCAACAAGCGATGCGGAAAGTGATATGTCAGCTTCTGATGGAAGTGCTGACGATTCAGCTAGCAATGCGGAAGATGAAGGTCGTTTGACCTTGGCGGACGTACAGGCTAATTTAGATGAATACCCACGGATTACTGTTCGAATGACCTTTAATGAGGATTTAGCCGATGTTGACCGAGAAACCTTTGACTTTGCCTTGACAACGGATGGGGAGACGACCCCGATTGAAGATGAGTATTCCTTAGTTAAAGACGGCAAAGAACTTATTATCAGCTATAGCGATCCAACAGTCGGTGTATTACAAGCAGAAGAATCCAAGCAAACCTTAGCGATTGAAGCACCTGATTTGCATGTCTCTGAAACGGTAGAATATACCTTGCCGCTTCTTTCAGTGGATCAAGCGCAGTTCAATCAGCTCAATGATTTAATCAATGAGAATCTAGCTCAGAATGCAACCGTTACTGCCGTGATAAGTTCATCTGAGGATGACGTGCCATTTACTTATGATAATCATAGTGTCGACGCAGGCAATGCCATTAGTTGGTTTGTGCTAGCTAGAACCTATGAGCAGCTTGAAGCTGGTAACTTAGAATTAGAGCAAGGTATTGAAATTCAAGACGGACTGAAAGTTGCTAACGAAGAGACACCAACCTCTATGACAGAAGCTGGCGAATCCATGACAGTTGATAGCTTAATCGCCGCCGTTATCCAAAATCAAGATGTCTCAGCAATGAATCATCTCATTCAAGGAGTGGGCGGCCCCAATGAATTCAACTTATGGTTGAATGAGTCAGGTTACTTTGCGACTCGTTTGACGCAAATGTTGGATGTCTCGCAAGCCAGTCTGATAGAAGGTGCGGTCACGAGTGCACAAGATATTGCTCGCTTATTGAGCCAATTGTCGCAAGACCAGTTAATTTCCCCAGAGATGGATGCTGCGTTCAAAGAAGCTTTATTAGATTCACCGATGACTGAGAAGTACCCAAGCTCTGGCATCGATGTGGTCAATCGTCGTTATGAAATCACATCTTCAGATAGTAACGCTACGCAACAATATTATACAGCGATTCTTGAAGGTGAAAGCCAAGACTACGTGGTCGTCTTACTTGTCTCTGACTTTAGTGAGCCGGAGACGGTCATTAGCCAAATAAATGCCTTATTAAATGATTCGGTGATTTATTTAGAAACAGGTAGCCTTCCTGAAGAAATGGAGGAAGAGCCTGAATCTGAAGAGCCTACCTCAGAATCAGAAGTGGCACCAGAAGATACGGAGCCAGCCCCAGAGGTCCCAACGCAAAATCAGCCTCAAGGACAAGAAGGCGGCTTCAGTATGCAACGCGTTGAGAATACGGGTGAAGATGTCATGTTGCCAAATCGCTACCGCTATAATGAGCAGACAGGCCAGCAAGAGCTTGTGAAGTGGTTTTATGATCATGAAGCCCAAACGTATAAATATTATCCATAG